The Erigeron canadensis isolate Cc75 chromosome 4, C_canadensis_v1, whole genome shotgun sequence genome window below encodes:
- the LOC122595200 gene encoding mitochondrial-processing peptidase subunit alpha-like translates to MYRAASSKIRTLKGHVSNKLPTRLSSSSAVAAKASSGGLFSWFTGGSASTSTPLDFPLKGIELPPSLPDNIEQGTTKITTLSNGIKIASESSTNPAASIGLYVNSGSIYETPASFGATHVLERMAFKSTTNRSHLRLVREVEAIGGNVTACASREQMSYTCDALRTYVPQMVELLVDSVRNQAFLDWEVKEQIQKVKAEIGEYANNPEGLLLEAIHSAGYSGPLGNPLLASEGLLNRINSTVLEEFVAANYTAPRMVLAASGVDHEELLKYAEPLLADLQGGTQVAEPKSVYVGGDHRVMANTGSTSFALAFELPGGWSKVKEAMTLTVLQMLMGGGGSFSAGGPGKGMYSRLYLRVLNQYPEIQSFSAFNAIYNHSALFGIQATTSSNFVSEAIDIAAKELIAVATNGEVNQVQLDRAKQSTKSAILMNLESRMVASEDIGRQILTYGERKPVDQFLKAIDEVSANDITSIAKKLLSSPLTMASHGDVINVPTYDSVSSKFH, encoded by the exons ATGTATCGTGCCGCATCCTCCAAAATCAGAACCctcaag GGTCATGTAAGCAATAAATTGCCAACAAGGCTTTCAAGTTCAAGTGCAGTTGCAGCCAAGGCGTCATCAGGGGGTCTCTTTAGCTGGTTCACAGGAGGAAGTGCTTCAACCTCTACTCCTTTGGATTTCCCTCTTAAGGGCATTGAACTCCCGCCTTCATTACCTGATAACATTGAACAGGGAACGACTAAGATAACAACTCTTTCAAATGGAATCAAAATCGCCTCTGAATCTTCAACA AACCCTGCCGCTTCTATCGGGTTGTATGTTAATAGTGGCTCAATCTATGAAACACCAGCCTCATTTGGGGCTACACATGTTTTAGAACGAATGGCCTTCAAAAGCACTACAAATCGAAGCCACTTGCGCCTTGTGCGGGAAGTTGAGGCTATTGGAGGCAATGTGACCGCCTGTGCTTCTAGGGAGCAAATGAGTTATACTTGTGATGCCCTGAGGACATATGTTCCTCAAATGGTAGAGCTACTTGTTGACTCTGTAAGAAACCAGGCCTTCTTGGACTGGGAGGTTAAAGAACAG ATTCAGAAAGTGAAGGCTGAAATTGGTGAATATGCTAACAATCCCGAGGGCTTGTTGTTAGAGGCAATTCATTCAGCTGGATATTCTGGTCCACTTGGGAATCCCCTTCTCGCCTCTGAAGGTTTACTAAACAGAATAAACAGTACAGTGTTGGAGGAATTTGTAGCT GCAAACTATACTGCTCCTCGCATGGTTCTAGCTGCATCAGGAGTTGACCACGAGGAACTGTTGAAATATGCAGAGCCTCTACTTGCTGATTTGCAAGGTGGTACTCAGGTTGCGGAGCCAAAGTCCGTATATGTTGGAGGTGATCACCGTGTTATGGCTAATACAGGG AGTACTAGTTTTGCTCTTGCATTTGAACTTCCTGGTGGCTGGTCGAAAGTTAAAGAAGCCATGACCTTGACCGTTCTTCAG ATGCTAATGGGGGGAGGTGGATCATTTTCAGCTGGTGGTCCCGGAAAAGGGATGTACTCGCGGCTTT ATCTCAGAGTTTTGAATCAGTACCCTGAAATTCAGTCATTTTCAGCATTCAATGCAATCTATAATCATTCTGCACTTTTTGGGATCCAAGCTACCACA AGTTCTAATTTTGTATCGGAAGCCATTGACATCGCAGCAAAAGAGTTGATTGCAGTTGCCACAAATGGAGAAG TCAACCAGGTACAGCTGGATCGTGCCAAGCAATCTACCAAGTCTGCCATTCTGATGAACCTTGAATCAAGA ATGGTTGCTTCAGAAGATATAGGTAGACAAATATTGACATACGGGGAGAG GAAACCTGTTGATCAGTTCCTTAAAGCCATTGATGAAGTATCAGCTAATGACATCACTTCTATTGCAAAAAAGCTTCTTTCTTCTCCTCTCACCATGGCATCTCATGGAGATG TTATAAACGTGCCAACATATGATTCAGTCAGCAGCAAATTTCATTAG
- the LOC122598117 gene encoding glutathione hydrolase 3-like encodes MMNEHTPLLPEKQNYYYRYNKKCTTTTSSAVLYFIMLLISIFFILLTFGGGDVSSSWLNDGVIIRFKKRVVKVSDVVESLEAVVAADDARCSEIGASVLQEGGHAVDAAVAAALCLGVVNPMASGIGGGGFMVVRSADTSETLAFDFRETAPSAASEDMYANDIDLKYKGALSMGVPGEIAGLHNAWSKYGRLPWKRLFDPAIQLAKDGFLVAPYLANKISSNADKINKDPGLQQVFAPDGELLKAGDICYNPKLGWSLELVANEGPDAFYAGVIGEKLVKDVQAAGGILTMEDLRNYSVDVMDALAVDTMGYTILGMPAPSSGTLGLALVSNILESYENSNAAKGSLGLHRFIEGLKHMFALRMDLGDPDFVNVTKTVADMLSPSFAKNIQGRIFDNTTFPSAYYMPRWSQLLDQGTSHFCIVDDDRNAVSMTTTVNYAFGGGVLSQSTGIVLNNEMGDFSVPTEVSADSLPPSPSNFIRPNKRPLSSMTPIIVLKDEQLAGVIGGSGGMYIIPAVAQVFINHFILGMDPSNAVQSPRVYHKLIPNVVYYENWTVIDGDHIQLSDDRMRFLEERGHVLEPKAGGAICQLIVQTLKKPIENRKLRYDHQQVLKGMLTAVSDPRKDGRPAAC; translated from the exons TTATTTTACTTACATTTGGAGGTGGTGATGTAAGTTCCAGTTGGTTAAATGATGGAgttataataaggtttaaaaaaagagtagtaaaagttaGTGATGTAGTGGAATCACTAGAAGCAGTGgttgctgctgatgatgctCGTTGTTCCGAAATTGGAGCTTCAGTTCTTCAAGAAGGTGGCCATGCCGTTGATGCTGCTGTGGCTGCTGCTTTATGTCTCGGGGTTGTGAATCCGATGGCTAGTGGTATTGGGGGTGGCGGTTTCATGGTGGTTCGGTCTGCTGATACCTCAGAAACACTAGCATTTGACTTTAGAGAAACTGCTCCCTCGGCTGCTTCAGAG GACATGTATGCGAATGATATCGACTTGAAATATAAAGGAGCATTATCGATGGGTGTTCCTGGAGAGATAGCTGGGCTTCATAATGCTTGGTCAAAATACGGGCGTTTGCCTTGGAAAAGACTGTTTGATCCAGCCATCCAACTAGCAAAAGATGGGTTTTTGGTCGCACCTTATCTTGCCAATAAGATTTCAAGCAATGCTGATAAAATCAATAAGGATCCTGGTTTGCAACAGGTGTTTGCTCCGGATGGGGAGCTTTTAAAAGCTGGGGACATTTGCTACAACCCGAAGCTCGGCTGGAGCTTAGAACTTGTAGCAAATGAAGGACCAGACGCGTTTTATGCTGGTGTGATAGGGGAGAAGCTGGTTAAAGATGTTCAAGCTGCAGGTGGGATCTTGACAATGGAAGACTTGAGGAACTATAGTGTTGATGTTATGGATGCACTTGCAGTAGATACAATGGGGTACACTATACTAGGAATGCCCGCCCCATCAAGTGGTACCTTGGGTCTAGCTCTG GTGTCAAACATTTTAGAAAGCTATGAGAACTCAAATGCTGCCAAAGGCTCGTTGGGTTTACACCGTTTCATTGAAGGTTTGAAGCATATGTTTGCTCTTCGGATGGATTTGGGTGACCCGGATTTTGTAAATGTAACTAAGACTGTAGCTGATATGCTTTCACCCTCATTCGCAAAGAACATTCAGGGGCGGATTTTTGACAACACCACATTCCCTTCGGCATACTACATGCCCAG GTGGAGTCAACTTCTAGACCAAGGCACAAGTCATTTTtgcatagtggatgatgacagAAATGCGGTATCGATGACAACGACCGTAAATTACGCCTTCGGAGGTGGGGTTTTGTCTCAATCTACAGGCATTGTGCTAAATAACGAGATGGGTGACTTCTCAGTTCCAACTGAAGTATCTGCAGATAGCCTTCCTCCTTCACCTTCAAACTTTATCAGACCAAACAAGAGACCATTATCATCCATGACTCCGATTATTGTCCTCAAG GATGAACAGTTAGCAGGGGTGATCGGAGGCAGTGGTGGAATGTACATTATTCCAGCAGTTGCGCAAGTTTTCATCAACCATTTTATCTTAGGCATGGACCCTTCAAATGCAGTTCAGTCCCCACGAGTCTACCACAAG TTAATACCAAATGTGGTGTACTATGAAAACTGGACTGTTATTGATGGTGATCATATCCAGCTTTCAGATGATAGAATGAGATTCTTGGAAGAAAGGGGTCATGTGTTGGAGCCAAAAGCAGGTGGAGCAATCTGTCAACTTATTGTCCAAACGCTAAAGAAACCGATTGAGAATAGAAAACTGAGGTATGATCATCAACAGGTTTTGAAAGGTATGCTTACCGCTGTAAGTGATCCAAGAAAGGATGGCCGGCCAGCCGCTTGCTGA